Proteins from one Impatiens glandulifera chromosome 2, dImpGla2.1, whole genome shotgun sequence genomic window:
- the LOC124927228 gene encoding uncharacterized protein LOC124927228 isoform X5: MKNIESNISGCLGHFFSLGSKASSWCGKHLKMTLMESEDSQEEEHSNAFFQLLLDVLNYSAAGFSALSRYPVSDDNESMASVEKFTYEQLNLTKDSILELKKIQGFGLDPLKVAQSTLDSVIRLCKVYSHTVNWDDVNAHTETYKLKIEEDKIANHVINITKCTIDKLCELGILAANNGGNLVTLLNCSWKGVVSLLQQGKGALALKVNVTDIILNLLTLANESLKSASETWSCSLEAVSATEAKRIFLPVKFYVINAVRILSQYPHQAFLIYKEVTLCALMISTFRISMSKDDNLKCASEVLAEILEPTSFHLLNSLLSSSQLRREDKCQILVWLFNDDNDLDCILETGNNVQRIGKLDDIFLVKSDSVQRTKILLLGHVSLFINLLKSAPDLEEDTQLDITTKLRWLLNSFADEEVYSNTLSMQTIFMYRSDKIPEYQPMLFVILHALKTFMIAVSSSVIWEEVVSFLLENFFHPHFLCHEIVMELWCFIIRNSEVDLVNDIMHKLCLLLRSVTSYKTALIPNSSVRKIARSVCVLLSCGSKLTADYVYNNITGGDNSNSFSIMFTAMLMEGFPLKLLSDKMQNIVKQRVVTEYYQFLEMFDGISLRHASSGVFGAQVYAMSAVLQSLQVSLHENDLSIFKFLHTIISLYRSSSDDAMKEQYRNLLSETLVIISKITNLYSSNGIEDLIMELKNLFITMPAESDTRLYECKPSLAAFMAGTGHVDLSENVNCVKMSALSELYHMLLRERHWAFTHLAIVGFGYFAARTLCNQLWRFVPEDAALSFDLESGKDVNEERFMSELKALLEKERAIAEISASSGQLCMVAKEGMLLKSITKKNYNLVITDLRYEKMEIDDSEEQCKKRRKLPDGIRNGVELLKNGLKVIGDGISELDQNVELHDKFLAHVSRLDDAIGQLAGLASNSNG, translated from the exons ATGAAAAACATAGAATCCAACATATCCGGATGTTTAGGCCATTTTTTCTCGCTTGGGAGCAAG GCAAGCTCTTGGTGCGGAAAACATCTGAAGATGACACTCATGGAAAGTGAAGATTCTCAAGAAGAAGAGCACAGTAATGCCTTCTTTCAG CTACTTCTTGATGTGTTGAACTACTCTGCTGCTGGTTTTTCTGCTTTATCGAGGTATCCCGTATCAGATGACAACGAGTCTATGGCCTCAGTGGAAAAATTTACTTATGAACAACTGAATCTAACAAAAGACTCAATATTAGAACTGAAG AAAATTCAAGGTTTTGGTTTGGATCCGCTGAAAGTTGCACAGTCAACACTTGATTCTGTGATAAGGTTATGCAAGGTGTATTCACATACTGTGAATTGGGATGATGTTAATGCACATACAGAGACATATAAGCTTAAGATAGAAGAGGACAAAATTGCAAACCATGttattaatataacaaaatgCACAATAGACAAATTATGTGAATTGGGGATTCTTGCAGCAAACAATGGAGGGAACCTTGTTACTCTTCTTAACTGCTCATGGAAAGGCGTTGTTTCCTTGCTTCAGCAGGGGAAGGGGGCTTTGGCCTTAAAGGTTAATGTTACAGATATTATTCTGAATTTACTAACTCTGGCTAATGAATCTTTAAAGAGTGCTTCTGAAACTTGGTCATGTTCGCTTGAAGCAGTTTCTGCAACTGAAGCTAAAAGGATATTCCTACCGGTAAAATTCTACGTAATTAATGCCGTCCGCATATTATCCCAATATCCACATCAAGCATTTCTCATATACAAGGAAGTAACACTGTGTGCCCTAATGATCTCTACGTTTCGAATCTCAATGAGTAAAGATGACAACCTAAAATGTGCTAGTGAAGTATTGGCAGAAATCTTGGAGCCAACATCATTCCATTTACTCAACTCTTTATTATCTTCATCTCAACTGAGACGAGAAGATAAGTGTCAAATTCTGGTTTGGTTATTCAATGATGATAATGATTTGGATTGTATTCTTGAAACTGGCAATAATGTTCAAAGGATTGGTAAGTTGGATGACATTTTCCTTGTGAAGAGTGATTCCGTACAAAGAACAAAGATTCTGTTGCTTGGTCATGTTTCCTTGTTTATCAATCTTCTTAAAAGTGCTCCTGATCTGGAAGAAGATACTCAGTTGGATATCACTACAAAGCTCAGATGGCTTTTAAATAGTTTTGCAGATGAAGAAGTGTATTCTAACACTCTTTCCATGCAAACTATATTTATGTATCGTTCAGATAAGATACCAGAATATCAACCTATGCTCTTTGTTATCCTTCATGCATTAAAAACCTTCATGATTGCCGTTTCTTCAAGTGTTATTTGGGAAGAAGTGGTATCTTTCCTCCTTGAGAACTTCTTCCATCCTCATTTCCTCTGCCATGAGATTGTTATGGAGCTTTGGTGCTTTATTATTCGTAATTCCGAGGTTGACCTTGTAAATGATATTATGCACAAACTTTGTTTGCTACTACGTTCTGTTACCTCTTACAAAACAGCTCTTATTCCTAATTCTTCTGTTAGGAAGATCGCAAGATCTGTATGTGTTCTTCTCAGTTGTGGATCGAAACTGACAGCAGATTATGTCTACAATAACATTACTGGTGGAGATAATTCTAATTCATTTTCCATTATGTTCACAGCCATGCTCATGGAAGGATTCCCACTTAAATTACTTTCAGATAAGATGCAAAACATTGTCAAACAAAGAGTCGTAACTGAATATTACCAATTCCTAGAGATGTTTGATGGTATATCATTGAGACATGCTAGTTCAGGAGTGTTTGGTGCACAAGTTTATGCAATGTCAGCTGTCCTGCAATCCCT CCAGGTTAGTTTACATGAGAATGACTTGAGCATCTTCAAGTTTCTACATACAATTATTAGTTTGTACAGAAGTTCCTCAGACGATGCAATGAAAGAACAATATCGTAACCTTCTGAGTGAAACTCTAGTTATCATCTCAAAGATTACAAATCTATATTCATCTAATGGAATAGAAGACTTGATTATGGAGTTAAAAAACCTCTTCATCACCATGCCAGCAGAATCAGATACCAGGCTCTACGAATGCAAGCCCAGTCTAGCCGCTTTCATGGCTGGTACTGGTCACGTGGATTTATCCGAAAATGTAAACTGCGTAAAGATGTCAGCTCTATCAGAATTGTATCACATGTTATTACGAGAGCGGCACTGGGCATTCACACATTTAGCAATTGTAGGATTTGGATACTTTGCAGCACGAACTTTGTGCAATCAGTTGTGGAGATTCGTGCCTGAAGATGCTGCACTTTCATTTGATTTGGAGTCCGGAAAGGACGTGAATGAAGAGAGATTCATGTCGGAATTGAAAGCATTGCTGGAGAAGGAAAGAGCTATTGCGGAAATTTCAGCCAGTTCTGGGCAGCTTTGTATGGTTGCAAAGGAGGGGATGTTGCTTAAATCGATAACGAAAAAGAATTATAATCTTGTCATTACGGATTTAAGATATGAAAAGATGGAGATTGATGATAGCGAAGAACAGTGTAAAAAGCGGAGGAAGCTTCCTGATGGAATTAGGAATGGGGTGGAGCTTTTGAAGAATGGGTTGAAAGTTATAGGGGATGGTATCTCTGAGTTGGATCAAAATGTGGAACTTCATGACAAGTTCTTGGCTCATGTTTCTCGATTAGATGATGCGATTGGTCAGTTAGCAGGTCTAGCTAGTAATAGTAATGGATGA
- the LOC124927228 gene encoding uncharacterized protein LOC124927228 isoform X6 — MASVEKFTYEQLNLTKDSILELKKIQGFGLDPLKVAQSTLDSVIRLCKVYSHTVNWDDVNAHTETYKLKIEEDKIANHVINITKCTIDKLCELGILAANNGGNLVTLLNCSWKGVVSLLQQGKGALALKVNVTDIILNLLTLANESLKSASETWSCSLEAVSATEAKRIFLPVKFYVINAVRILSQYPHQAFLIYKEVTLCALMISTFRISMSKDDNLKCASEVLAEILEPTSFHLLNSLLSSSQLRREDKCQILVWLFNDDNDLDCILETGNNVQRIGKLDDIFLVKSDSVQRTKILLLGHVSLFINLLKSAPDLEEDTQLDITTKLRWLLNSFADEEVYSNTLSMQTIFMYRSDKIPEYQPMLFVILHALKTFMIAVSSSVIWEEVVSFLLENFFHPHFLCHEIVMELWCFIIRNSEVDLVNDIMHKLCLLLRSVTSYKTALIPNSSVRKIARSVCVLLSCGSKLTADYVYNNITGGDNSNSFSIMFTAMLMEGFPLKLLSDKMQNIVKQRVVTEYYQFLEMFDGISLRHASSGVFGAQVYAMSAVLQSLQVSLHENDLSIFKFLHTIISLYRSSSDDAMKEQYRNLLSETLVIISKITNLYSSNGIEDLIMELKNLFITMPAESDTRLYECKPSLAAFMAGTGHVDLSENVNCVKMSALSELYHMLLRERHWAFTHLAIVGFGYFAARTLCNQLWRFVPEDAALSFDLESGKDVNEERFMSELKALLEKERAIAEISASSGQLCMVAKEGMLLKSITKKNYNLVITDLRYEKMEIDDSEEQCKKRRKLPDGIRNGVELLKNGLKVIGDGISELDQNVELHDKFLAHVSRLDDAIGQLAGLASNSNG; from the exons ATGGCCTCAGTGGAAAAATTTACTTATGAACAACTGAATCTAACAAAAGACTCAATATTAGAACTGAAG AAAATTCAAGGTTTTGGTTTGGATCCGCTGAAAGTTGCACAGTCAACACTTGATTCTGTGATAAGGTTATGCAAGGTGTATTCACATACTGTGAATTGGGATGATGTTAATGCACATACAGAGACATATAAGCTTAAGATAGAAGAGGACAAAATTGCAAACCATGttattaatataacaaaatgCACAATAGACAAATTATGTGAATTGGGGATTCTTGCAGCAAACAATGGAGGGAACCTTGTTACTCTTCTTAACTGCTCATGGAAAGGCGTTGTTTCCTTGCTTCAGCAGGGGAAGGGGGCTTTGGCCTTAAAGGTTAATGTTACAGATATTATTCTGAATTTACTAACTCTGGCTAATGAATCTTTAAAGAGTGCTTCTGAAACTTGGTCATGTTCGCTTGAAGCAGTTTCTGCAACTGAAGCTAAAAGGATATTCCTACCGGTAAAATTCTACGTAATTAATGCCGTCCGCATATTATCCCAATATCCACATCAAGCATTTCTCATATACAAGGAAGTAACACTGTGTGCCCTAATGATCTCTACGTTTCGAATCTCAATGAGTAAAGATGACAACCTAAAATGTGCTAGTGAAGTATTGGCAGAAATCTTGGAGCCAACATCATTCCATTTACTCAACTCTTTATTATCTTCATCTCAACTGAGACGAGAAGATAAGTGTCAAATTCTGGTTTGGTTATTCAATGATGATAATGATTTGGATTGTATTCTTGAAACTGGCAATAATGTTCAAAGGATTGGTAAGTTGGATGACATTTTCCTTGTGAAGAGTGATTCCGTACAAAGAACAAAGATTCTGTTGCTTGGTCATGTTTCCTTGTTTATCAATCTTCTTAAAAGTGCTCCTGATCTGGAAGAAGATACTCAGTTGGATATCACTACAAAGCTCAGATGGCTTTTAAATAGTTTTGCAGATGAAGAAGTGTATTCTAACACTCTTTCCATGCAAACTATATTTATGTATCGTTCAGATAAGATACCAGAATATCAACCTATGCTCTTTGTTATCCTTCATGCATTAAAAACCTTCATGATTGCCGTTTCTTCAAGTGTTATTTGGGAAGAAGTGGTATCTTTCCTCCTTGAGAACTTCTTCCATCCTCATTTCCTCTGCCATGAGATTGTTATGGAGCTTTGGTGCTTTATTATTCGTAATTCCGAGGTTGACCTTGTAAATGATATTATGCACAAACTTTGTTTGCTACTACGTTCTGTTACCTCTTACAAAACAGCTCTTATTCCTAATTCTTCTGTTAGGAAGATCGCAAGATCTGTATGTGTTCTTCTCAGTTGTGGATCGAAACTGACAGCAGATTATGTCTACAATAACATTACTGGTGGAGATAATTCTAATTCATTTTCCATTATGTTCACAGCCATGCTCATGGAAGGATTCCCACTTAAATTACTTTCAGATAAGATGCAAAACATTGTCAAACAAAGAGTCGTAACTGAATATTACCAATTCCTAGAGATGTTTGATGGTATATCATTGAGACATGCTAGTTCAGGAGTGTTTGGTGCACAAGTTTATGCAATGTCAGCTGTCCTGCAATCCCT CCAGGTTAGTTTACATGAGAATGACTTGAGCATCTTCAAGTTTCTACATACAATTATTAGTTTGTACAGAAGTTCCTCAGACGATGCAATGAAAGAACAATATCGTAACCTTCTGAGTGAAACTCTAGTTATCATCTCAAAGATTACAAATCTATATTCATCTAATGGAATAGAAGACTTGATTATGGAGTTAAAAAACCTCTTCATCACCATGCCAGCAGAATCAGATACCAGGCTCTACGAATGCAAGCCCAGTCTAGCCGCTTTCATGGCTGGTACTGGTCACGTGGATTTATCCGAAAATGTAAACTGCGTAAAGATGTCAGCTCTATCAGAATTGTATCACATGTTATTACGAGAGCGGCACTGGGCATTCACACATTTAGCAATTGTAGGATTTGGATACTTTGCAGCACGAACTTTGTGCAATCAGTTGTGGAGATTCGTGCCTGAAGATGCTGCACTTTCATTTGATTTGGAGTCCGGAAAGGACGTGAATGAAGAGAGATTCATGTCGGAATTGAAAGCATTGCTGGAGAAGGAAAGAGCTATTGCGGAAATTTCAGCCAGTTCTGGGCAGCTTTGTATGGTTGCAAAGGAGGGGATGTTGCTTAAATCGATAACGAAAAAGAATTATAATCTTGTCATTACGGATTTAAGATATGAAAAGATGGAGATTGATGATAGCGAAGAACAGTGTAAAAAGCGGAGGAAGCTTCCTGATGGAATTAGGAATGGGGTGGAGCTTTTGAAGAATGGGTTGAAAGTTATAGGGGATGGTATCTCTGAGTTGGATCAAAATGTGGAACTTCATGACAAGTTCTTGGCTCATGTTTCTCGATTAGATGATGCGATTGGTCAGTTAGCAGGTCTAGCTAGTAATAGTAATGGATGA
- the LOC124927228 gene encoding uncharacterized protein LOC124927228 isoform X3, with amino-acid sequence MFWEDFTCLDVSQCMLNKAILNVAMKNIESNISGCLGHFFSLGSKASSWCGKHLKMTLMESEDSQEEEHSNAFFQLLLDVLNYSAAGFSALSRYPVSDDNESMASVEKFTYEQLNLTKDSILELKKIQGFGLDPLKVAQSTLDSVIRLCKVYSHTVNWDDVNAHTETYKLKIEEDKIANHVINITKCTIDKLCELGILAANNGGNLVTLLNCSWKGVVSLLQQGKGALALKVNVTDIILNLLTLANESLKSASETWSCSLEAVSATEAKRIFLPVKFYVINAVRILSQYPHQAFLIYKEVTLCALMISTFRISMSKDDNLKCASEVLAEILEPTSFHLLNSLLSSSQLRREDKCQILVWLFNDDNDLDCILETGNNVQRIGKLDDIFLVKSDSVQRTKILLLGHVSLFINLLKSAPDLEEDTQLDITTKLRWLLNSFADEEVYSNTLSMQTIFMYRSDKIPEYQPMLFVILHALKTFMIAVSSSVIWEEVVSFLLENFFHPHFLCHEIVMELWCFIIRNSEVDLVNDIMHKLCLLLRSVTSYKTALIPNSSVRKIARSVCVLLSCGSKLTADYVYNNITGGDNSNSFSIMFTAMLMEGFPLKLLSDKMQNIVKQRVVTEYYQFLEMFDGISLRHASSGVFGAQVYAMSAVLQSLQVSLHENDLSIFKFLHTIISLYRSSSDDAMKEQYRNLLSETLVIISKITNLYSSNGIEDLIMELKNLFITMPAESDTRLYECKPSLAAFMAGTGHVDLSENVNCVKMSALSELYHMLLRERHWAFTHLAIVGFGYFAARTLCNQLWRFVPEDAALSFDLESGKDVNEERFMSELKALLEKERAIAEISASSGQLCMVAKEGMLLKSITKKNYNLVITDLRYEKMEIDDSEEQCKKRRKLPDGIRNGVELLKNGLKVIGDGISELDQNVELHDKFLAHVSRLDDAIGQLAGLASNSNG; translated from the exons ATGTTTTGGGAAGACTTCACATGTTTGGACGTTTCCCAATGCATGCTGAACAAGGCTATCTTGAACGTGGCTATGAAAAACATAGAATCCAACATATCCGGATGTTTAGGCCATTTTTTCTCGCTTGGGAGCAAG GCAAGCTCTTGGTGCGGAAAACATCTGAAGATGACACTCATGGAAAGTGAAGATTCTCAAGAAGAAGAGCACAGTAATGCCTTCTTTCAG CTACTTCTTGATGTGTTGAACTACTCTGCTGCTGGTTTTTCTGCTTTATCGAGGTATCCCGTATCAGATGACAACGAGTCTATGGCCTCAGTGGAAAAATTTACTTATGAACAACTGAATCTAACAAAAGACTCAATATTAGAACTGAAG AAAATTCAAGGTTTTGGTTTGGATCCGCTGAAAGTTGCACAGTCAACACTTGATTCTGTGATAAGGTTATGCAAGGTGTATTCACATACTGTGAATTGGGATGATGTTAATGCACATACAGAGACATATAAGCTTAAGATAGAAGAGGACAAAATTGCAAACCATGttattaatataacaaaatgCACAATAGACAAATTATGTGAATTGGGGATTCTTGCAGCAAACAATGGAGGGAACCTTGTTACTCTTCTTAACTGCTCATGGAAAGGCGTTGTTTCCTTGCTTCAGCAGGGGAAGGGGGCTTTGGCCTTAAAGGTTAATGTTACAGATATTATTCTGAATTTACTAACTCTGGCTAATGAATCTTTAAAGAGTGCTTCTGAAACTTGGTCATGTTCGCTTGAAGCAGTTTCTGCAACTGAAGCTAAAAGGATATTCCTACCGGTAAAATTCTACGTAATTAATGCCGTCCGCATATTATCCCAATATCCACATCAAGCATTTCTCATATACAAGGAAGTAACACTGTGTGCCCTAATGATCTCTACGTTTCGAATCTCAATGAGTAAAGATGACAACCTAAAATGTGCTAGTGAAGTATTGGCAGAAATCTTGGAGCCAACATCATTCCATTTACTCAACTCTTTATTATCTTCATCTCAACTGAGACGAGAAGATAAGTGTCAAATTCTGGTTTGGTTATTCAATGATGATAATGATTTGGATTGTATTCTTGAAACTGGCAATAATGTTCAAAGGATTGGTAAGTTGGATGACATTTTCCTTGTGAAGAGTGATTCCGTACAAAGAACAAAGATTCTGTTGCTTGGTCATGTTTCCTTGTTTATCAATCTTCTTAAAAGTGCTCCTGATCTGGAAGAAGATACTCAGTTGGATATCACTACAAAGCTCAGATGGCTTTTAAATAGTTTTGCAGATGAAGAAGTGTATTCTAACACTCTTTCCATGCAAACTATATTTATGTATCGTTCAGATAAGATACCAGAATATCAACCTATGCTCTTTGTTATCCTTCATGCATTAAAAACCTTCATGATTGCCGTTTCTTCAAGTGTTATTTGGGAAGAAGTGGTATCTTTCCTCCTTGAGAACTTCTTCCATCCTCATTTCCTCTGCCATGAGATTGTTATGGAGCTTTGGTGCTTTATTATTCGTAATTCCGAGGTTGACCTTGTAAATGATATTATGCACAAACTTTGTTTGCTACTACGTTCTGTTACCTCTTACAAAACAGCTCTTATTCCTAATTCTTCTGTTAGGAAGATCGCAAGATCTGTATGTGTTCTTCTCAGTTGTGGATCGAAACTGACAGCAGATTATGTCTACAATAACATTACTGGTGGAGATAATTCTAATTCATTTTCCATTATGTTCACAGCCATGCTCATGGAAGGATTCCCACTTAAATTACTTTCAGATAAGATGCAAAACATTGTCAAACAAAGAGTCGTAACTGAATATTACCAATTCCTAGAGATGTTTGATGGTATATCATTGAGACATGCTAGTTCAGGAGTGTTTGGTGCACAAGTTTATGCAATGTCAGCTGTCCTGCAATCCCT CCAGGTTAGTTTACATGAGAATGACTTGAGCATCTTCAAGTTTCTACATACAATTATTAGTTTGTACAGAAGTTCCTCAGACGATGCAATGAAAGAACAATATCGTAACCTTCTGAGTGAAACTCTAGTTATCATCTCAAAGATTACAAATCTATATTCATCTAATGGAATAGAAGACTTGATTATGGAGTTAAAAAACCTCTTCATCACCATGCCAGCAGAATCAGATACCAGGCTCTACGAATGCAAGCCCAGTCTAGCCGCTTTCATGGCTGGTACTGGTCACGTGGATTTATCCGAAAATGTAAACTGCGTAAAGATGTCAGCTCTATCAGAATTGTATCACATGTTATTACGAGAGCGGCACTGGGCATTCACACATTTAGCAATTGTAGGATTTGGATACTTTGCAGCACGAACTTTGTGCAATCAGTTGTGGAGATTCGTGCCTGAAGATGCTGCACTTTCATTTGATTTGGAGTCCGGAAAGGACGTGAATGAAGAGAGATTCATGTCGGAATTGAAAGCATTGCTGGAGAAGGAAAGAGCTATTGCGGAAATTTCAGCCAGTTCTGGGCAGCTTTGTATGGTTGCAAAGGAGGGGATGTTGCTTAAATCGATAACGAAAAAGAATTATAATCTTGTCATTACGGATTTAAGATATGAAAAGATGGAGATTGATGATAGCGAAGAACAGTGTAAAAAGCGGAGGAAGCTTCCTGATGGAATTAGGAATGGGGTGGAGCTTTTGAAGAATGGGTTGAAAGTTATAGGGGATGGTATCTCTGAGTTGGATCAAAATGTGGAACTTCATGACAAGTTCTTGGCTCATGTTTCTCGATTAGATGATGCGATTGGTCAGTTAGCAGGTCTAGCTAGTAATAGTAATGGATGA